A genomic segment from Papilio machaon chromosome 10, ilPapMach1.1, whole genome shotgun sequence encodes:
- the LOC106721375 gene encoding epsin-2: MPRSRDDMQVNVAGLRRNIKNLAHNYSDAQVKVREATSNDPWGPSSTLMAEIADLTYNVMAFTEIMQMIWKRLNDHGKNWRHVYKALVLMEYLIKTGSEKVAMQCKENIFAIHTLKDFQYMEEGKDQGLNVREKAKQLVNLLKDEERLKNERARALKAKQRFAQGSALGSDAALDSPASPTYPPLNSSPVEWGSIGSGVSVSGGGGGRDAELARPLTAGEEELQLQLALAMSREEAEREERRRRSDDVRLQLAISQSQHDLQGQTVEKKPETQQSHLLDLLDVNLSPSAVPPQAPHAAPLDPWGLPSPQHNTQSMNLDVSIFSDSMDTSPDAWSGVGSPARDVWPPQPPPADPWAPVQQSKSMPMVPGMGVGVGVGAAVSPVSVLSSPSSADLQQFDALSQRPRAAAPPVENDPFDLSLLGDNLSGAQTSSVKKSPSAFLGENSSLVNLERLLQPVAEPPAPNPFADVQPPPPARLTINELKQQQMGLGGALAFAPAPAPAPRAQPTPAPVLAPLAPAPVTADPWAPAPAPVPAARAASPWSPPPQRHTPNPFLS, encoded by the exons GTTAAAGTGCGCGAGGCGACCTCGAACGACCCATGGGGTCCGTCGAGCACCCTCATGGCCGAGATTGCGGACCTCACGTACAACGTGATGGCATTCACGGAGATCATGCAGATGATATGGAAACGACTCAACGACCACGGCAAGAACTGGCGGCACGTCTACAAGGCATTAGTCCTCATGGAGTACCTCATCAAGACTGGCAGCGAGAAGGTCGCCATGCAGTGCaaggaaaatatatttgctaTACACACGCTTAAAGACTTCCAATATATGGAGGAGGGGAAAGACCAAG GTCTGAACGTGCGCGAGAAGGCGAAGCAGCTGGTGAACCTGCTGAAGGACGAGGAGCGGTTAAAGAACGAGCGCGCGCGGGCGCTGAAGGCCAAGCAGCGGTTCGCGCAGGGCAGCGCGCTCGGCAGCGACGCCGCGCTCGACTCGCCCGCCAGCCCCACCTACCCCCCG CTGAACAGTTCCCCAGTGGAGTGGGGCAGCATCGGCAGCGGCGTGAGTGTgagcgggggcgggggcgggcgcGACGCCGAGCTGGCGCGGCCGCTGACGGCGGGCGAGGAGGAGCTGCAGCTGCAGCTGGCGCTGGCCATGTCGCGCGAGGAGGCAGAGCGCGAGGAGCGACGTCGGCGATCTGACGACGTGCGGCTGCAGCTAGCCATCAGCCAGTCGCAGCACGACCTACA GGGTCAGACTGTGGAGAAGAAGCCGGAGACGCAGCAGTCTCACCTGCTGGACCTGCTGGACGTGAACCTGAGCCCCAGCGCGGTCCCCCCGCAGGCCCCCCACGCAGCGCCACTCGACCCCTGGGGTCTGCCCTCGCCGCAACACAACACACAG TCAATGAATTTGGACGTCAGTATATTCTCTGACTCAATG GACACGTCGCCGGACGCGTGGTCGGGTGTGGGCAGTCCGGCGCGAGATGTGTGGCCCCCGCAGCCTCCCCCCGCCGACCCCTGGGCTCCCGTACAGCAG AGTAAGTCAATGCCGATGGTACCGGGCatgggcgtgggcgtgggcgtgggcgcgGCCGTGTCCCCGGTGTCGGTGCTATCGTCGCCCAGCTCAGCTGACCTGCAGCAGTTCGATGCTCTGTCACAGCGGCCGCGAGCCGCAGCGCCACCTGTCGAGAACGACCCCTTCGACCTCTCTCTGCTCG GTGACAACCTGAGCGGCGCGCAGACTTCCAGCGTGAAGAAGTCGCCGTCGGCCTTCCTCGGCGAGAACTCCTCCCTGGTGAACCTGGAGCGGTTGCTGCAGCCCGTGGCCGAGCCCCCTGCGCCCAACCCCTTCGCCGACGTCCAACCCCCGCCCCCG GCGCGACTGACGATAAATGAGTTGAAGCAGCAGCAGATGGGATTGGGCGGCGCGCTGGCCttcgcccccgcccccgcccctgCGCCCCGTGCTCAGCCCACTCCCGCCCCCGTGCTCGCCCCCCTGGCCCCCGCCCCAGTCACCGCAGACCCCTGGgcgcccgcccccgccccggtCCCCGCCGCACGCGCCGCCTCGCCCTGGTCCCCGCCCCCGCAGCGACACACGCCCAACCCCTTCCTCTCCTAG
- the LOC106721417 gene encoding protein singed — protein sequence MNGVNGHSNGEAGGAGSAGDIITQNQQRGWWTIGLINSRYRYLTAETFGFKINANGTSLKKKQIWTLEPASGNANDSMIYLRSHLDKYLAVDSFGNVTCEADEKEPGSKFHISVSEDGSGRWALRNVERGYFLGSSSDKLTCTAKTPGDAELWHVHLAARPQVNLRSIGRKRFAHLSESLDEIHVDANVPWGEDTLFTLEFRADEGGKYALHTCNNKYLSAGGKLVETCTAECLFSAEYHAGALALRDASGAYLAPIGSKAVLKTRSTNVTRDELFSLEDSLPQAAFVAALNDKYVSVKQGVDVTANQDEISSHETFQLEFDWGTRRWYIRTMQDRYWTLEAGGGIQASADSRSSNALFQLEWQGSGAVAFRANNGKYLTTKRSGHLYANADQPDDNCKYYFYLINRPILVLKCEQGFVGPKGTRLECNKANYETIQVVRGPKGEVYFKGREGKYWLADSEGVTCDSDLPQGFHLELREPTRLAVRAAQGGSYLAAHKNGAFRLAGPDLASATLWEY from the exons ATGAACGGTGTGAACGGTCACAGCAATGGCGAGGCTGGGGGCGCGGGAAGCGCGGGCGACATCATCACGCAGAACCAACAGCGCGGCTGGTGGACCATCGGCCTCATCAACAGCCGCTATCGGTACCTCACCGCTGAGACTTTCGGATTTAAGATAAACGCCAACGGCACCAGCCTCAAGAAGAAGCAGATATGGACCCTCGAGCCCGCCTCCGGAAACGCCAATGACa GCATGATCTATCTTCGCTCCCACCTGGATAAGTACCTGGCCGTGGACTCGTTTGGCAACGTGACCTGTGAGGCAGACGAGAAGGAACCCGGCAGCAAGTTCCACATCAG CGTGTCCGAGGACGGTAGCGGACGGTGGGCGCTGCGCAATGTGGAGCGCGGCTACTTCCTGGGCTCTAGCTCCGACAAGCTGACCTGCACTGCCAAGACTCCCGGCGACGCTGAGCTCTGGCACGTGCACCTCGCCGCTAGGCCGCAG GTGAACTTGCGGTCGATCGGACGCAAGCGATTCGCGCACCTGTCCGAGTCACTGGACGAGATCCACGTGGACGCCAACGTGCCGTGGGGCGAGGACACACTCTTCACGCTGGAGTTCCGCGCCGACGAGGGTGGCAAGTACGCTCTGCACACCTGCAACAACAAATATCTCAGCGCAGGAGGAAAG CTGGTGGAGACGTGCACTGCTGAGTGCCTGTTCAGCGCGGAGTACCACGCGGGCGCGCTGGCGCTGCGGGACGCGAGCGGGGCCTACCTCGCGCCCATCGGCTCCAAGGCGGTGCTCAAGACGCGCTCCACCAACGTCACCCGCGACGAGCTCTTCTCCCTCGAGGACAGTCTGCCACAAGCCGCATTCGTCGCAGCACTCAACGACAAATATGTCTCCGTCAAACAGG GTGTGGATGTGACGGCGAACCAGGACGAGATCAGCTCGCACGAGACGTTCCAGTTGGAGTTCGACTGGGGCACGCGGCGCTGGTACATCCGCACCATGCAGGACCGCTACTGGACGCTGGAGGCGGGCGGCGGCATCCAGGCCAGCGCAGACTCGCGCTCCTCCAACGCGCTCTTCCAACTCGAGTGGCAGGGCTCCGGCGCCGTCGCCTTCCGCGCCAACAACGGCAAGTACCTCACCACCAAGCGCTCCGGACATCTCTACGCCAACGCCGACCAGCCCGACGACAACTGCAAGTACTACTTCTACCTCATCAACAG GCCGATCCTGGTGCTGAAGTGCGAGCAGGGCTTCGTGGGCCCCAAGGGCACGCGGCTCGAGTGCAACAAGGCCAACTACGAGACCATACAGGTCGTGCGCGGCCCCAAGGGGGAGGTCTACTTCAAAG GTCGCGAGGGCAAGTACTGGCTGGCGGACAGCGAGGGCGTCACCTGCGACTCGGACCTGCCGCAGGGCTTCCATCTGGAGCTGCGCGAGCCCACGCGCCTAGCTGTGCGCGCGGCGCAGGGCGGCAGCTACCTCGCCGCCCACAAGAACGGCGCCTTCCGTCTCGCCGGACCCGACCTCGCCAGCGCCACGCTCTGGGAGTACTAG